A genomic window from Micromonospora violae includes:
- a CDS encoding LPXTG cell wall anchor domain-containing protein, whose protein sequence is MLKHSLRWLTGLGAAGALVAASATPAVAAATIEPYFQDATLAVGAAATTRAVFLYADEPMVLTDVSVRYDYRSLSGTITVAPADGQECDAPEPGVLVCTEPGEVALTEMPPLGSGVYRNAAKQVRLGLTDDAQLGDSGDVVVSFQAAGGRRGSYTSQVRVGEAVDLAGGPYTTVSAKPGGKFTVPLAVANAGDTAVSGFVAVFDLAYAIRTKDRFSNCRYSDDHLVSCQFDEEIPVGTALVATLNLELGKDTYAPTNQSGHAQFMTTADFEDLTRVREAVGAQTATPGSGPKLTLTEVPGRLRQAAQTDVGPGNDHTGWIVKATGTNGTDLAAIGATLKGGVGAVVAATVGFRNNGPATLDKVNDDYEAATHSTVELPPGTTAVEVPDSCQLRPGTRTYQCASEMLLVAGRSYTVTFRLRIDKVVPNARGTVWVNAPCECPGGGSFEDDTKPANDRATIVVNAAQGGGGHDDGDGGDGDGGGGGGSLPITGTPTTLIAGIGVLLLVTGVAGYLFGRRRPTRLGA, encoded by the coding sequence ATGCTCAAACACTCGCTCCGCTGGCTGACCGGGCTCGGCGCCGCCGGCGCACTGGTCGCCGCCTCCGCCACCCCCGCCGTCGCCGCGGCCACCATCGAGCCCTACTTCCAGGACGCCACCCTGGCGGTCGGCGCGGCGGCAACCACCCGCGCGGTGTTCCTGTACGCCGACGAGCCGATGGTCCTCACCGACGTCTCCGTGCGGTACGACTACCGCTCCCTGTCCGGCACGATCACGGTGGCCCCGGCCGACGGGCAGGAGTGCGACGCACCGGAGCCGGGCGTTCTGGTCTGCACGGAGCCCGGCGAGGTCGCCCTCACCGAGATGCCACCTCTGGGCAGCGGGGTCTACCGCAACGCGGCCAAGCAGGTTCGCCTCGGCCTCACCGACGATGCGCAGCTCGGTGACTCCGGCGACGTCGTCGTCAGCTTCCAGGCCGCCGGCGGGCGACGGGGCAGCTACACCTCGCAGGTCCGGGTCGGCGAGGCGGTGGATCTCGCCGGCGGGCCGTACACCACCGTCTCCGCCAAACCGGGCGGGAAGTTCACCGTGCCGCTGGCCGTGGCGAACGCCGGCGACACGGCCGTCAGCGGATTCGTCGCGGTCTTCGACCTCGCCTACGCGATCCGGACCAAGGACCGGTTCAGCAACTGCCGCTACTCCGACGACCACCTGGTCTCCTGCCAGTTCGACGAGGAGATCCCGGTGGGCACCGCGCTCGTCGCCACGCTGAACCTCGAACTCGGCAAGGACACCTACGCGCCGACCAACCAGTCCGGCCACGCCCAGTTCATGACCACGGCCGACTTCGAGGACCTGACCCGGGTGCGGGAAGCCGTCGGCGCACAGACGGCCACCCCGGGTAGCGGCCCGAAACTGACGCTGACCGAGGTGCCCGGCAGGCTGCGACAGGCCGCCCAGACCGATGTCGGCCCGGGCAACGACCACACCGGCTGGATCGTCAAGGCCACCGGCACGAACGGCACCGACCTCGCGGCGATCGGCGCCACGCTCAAGGGCGGAGTCGGCGCCGTCGTCGCGGCCACCGTCGGATTCCGGAACAACGGCCCGGCGACGCTCGACAAGGTGAACGACGACTACGAGGCCGCCACCCACAGCACCGTCGAGTTGCCGCCGGGCACCACCGCCGTGGAGGTCCCCGACAGCTGCCAGTTGCGGCCGGGCACCCGCACGTACCAGTGCGCCTCGGAGATGCTCCTGGTGGCCGGGCGGAGCTACACCGTGACGTTCCGGCTCCGCATCGACAAGGTCGTTCCCAACGCCCGGGGCACGGTGTGGGTCAACGCGCCGTGTGAGTGCCCCGGCGGCGGCAGCTTCGAGGACGACACCAAACCGGCCAACGACCGGGCCACCATCGTGGTCAACGCGGCCCAGGGCGGCGGTGGCCACGATGATGGCGACGGTGGTGATGGCGACGGTGGTGGCGGTGGTGGTTCGCTGCCCATCACCGGCACCCCCACCACCCTGATCGCCGGCATCGGCGTCCTGCTGCTCGTCACCGGTGTGGCCGGCTACCTGTTCGGCCGACGCCGCCCCACCCGCCTCGGCGCCTGA
- a CDS encoding phage holin family protein has translation MGFLIRLAITAVALWITTLIVPGVDVHARSGGNTVLTLIVVALIFGVINAVLKPVIRVVGCVFYLLTLGLFALVVNALLFLLTDRIARGLDLPFQVDGFWAAFWGAIVMTVVTWLISVIVPDNLDRR, from the coding sequence GTGGGCTTCCTCATCAGGCTGGCGATCACCGCGGTCGCGTTGTGGATAACCACGCTGATCGTGCCCGGGGTGGACGTGCACGCCCGATCGGGTGGCAACACCGTCCTCACCCTGATCGTGGTGGCGCTGATCTTCGGCGTGATCAACGCGGTGCTCAAGCCGGTGATCCGAGTTGTCGGCTGCGTGTTCTACCTCCTGACCCTGGGGCTGTTCGCGCTGGTCGTCAACGCGTTGCTGTTCCTGCTCACCGACCGGATCGCCCGCGGGCTCGACCTGCCGTTCCAGGTGGACGGTTTCTGGGCGGCGTTCTGGGGAGCCATCGTGATGACCGTGGTGACCTGGTTGATCAGCGTCATCGTGCCGGACAACCTGGACCGGCGGTGA
- the fbaA gene encoding class II fructose-bisphosphate aldolase: MPIASPEAYAEMLDRAKAGRYAYPAINVTSSQTLNAALKGFADAESDGIIQVSTGGAEYLSGPSIKDMVTGAVAFAAYAHEVAKKYSVNIALHTDHCPKDKLDKFVRPLMGISQERVKRGEEPLYQSHMWDGSAVPVAENLEIAAQLLDEAAKAKIVLEIEVGVVGGEEDGVENAINDKLYTTTEDGLAMVEALGLGEKGRYMAALTFGNVHGVYKPGNVKLRPEILNQIQEAVGAKYGKDKPLSLVFHGGSGSLLSEIREALDYGVVKMNIDTDTQYAFTRPVADHMLRNYDGVLKIDGEVGNKKQYDPRAWGKAAEAGLAARVVEACEHLRSTGTTMTK, encoded by the coding sequence ATGCCCATCGCTTCCCCCGAGGCTTACGCGGAGATGCTGGACCGCGCCAAGGCTGGCCGGTACGCGTACCCCGCGATCAACGTGACCTCCTCCCAGACGCTGAACGCGGCGCTCAAGGGCTTCGCCGACGCGGAGAGCGACGGCATCATCCAGGTCTCGACCGGTGGCGCCGAATACCTCTCCGGCCCGTCGATCAAGGACATGGTCACCGGCGCGGTGGCGTTCGCCGCGTACGCGCACGAGGTGGCCAAGAAGTACTCGGTCAACATCGCCCTGCACACCGACCACTGCCCGAAGGACAAGCTGGACAAGTTCGTCCGTCCGCTGATGGGCATCTCGCAGGAGCGGGTGAAGCGCGGCGAGGAGCCGCTGTACCAGTCGCACATGTGGGACGGCTCGGCCGTGCCGGTCGCGGAGAACCTGGAGATCGCCGCGCAGCTCCTCGACGAGGCCGCCAAGGCCAAGATCGTCCTTGAGATCGAGGTCGGCGTCGTCGGTGGCGAGGAGGACGGCGTCGAGAACGCCATCAACGACAAGCTCTACACCACCACCGAGGACGGCCTGGCCATGGTCGAGGCGCTCGGCCTCGGCGAGAAGGGCCGCTACATGGCGGCGCTGACCTTCGGCAACGTGCACGGCGTCTACAAGCCGGGCAACGTCAAGCTCCGTCCGGAGATCCTCAACCAGATCCAGGAGGCGGTCGGCGCCAAGTACGGCAAGGACAAGCCGCTCAGCCTGGTCTTCCACGGTGGCTCGGGCTCCCTGCTGAGCGAGATCCGTGAGGCTCTGGACTACGGCGTGGTGAAGATGAACATCGACACCGACACCCAGTACGCCTTCACCCGCCCCGTCGCCGACCACATGCTGCGCAACTACGACGGCGTGCTGAAGATCGACGGCGAGGTCGGCAACAAGAAGCAGTACGACCCGCGCGCCTGGGGCAAGGCCGCCGAGGCCGGCCTGGCCGCCCGGGTCGTCGAGGCCTGCGAGCACCTGCGCTCGACCGGCACCACGATGACCAAGTAA
- a CDS encoding LOG family protein, whose product MPTPPPADVIEPHLHAGEIQTRAEFDQQLATGRLTGLTVQGLRLDLAPAPDLTGVDVVGTLFVGCRFASRDVGADLVRRGANVVPPFSGLPYPTQPTHLYTPEDLAAGFAEGGFTGMYDTRVYDHYRAHGGALPDVKEALGQRLHDHGVDNALGDATRAWLAAYGPQSVVGIMGGHAVRRGSPAYRMAAVLGWELARADRLVVTGGGPGVMEAANLGAYLADRPATDVTAAIDLLATAPDFTDHHRYTATALTVRQRYAGVPRQRGDELGWARAGGLAIPTWLYGHEPANLFAGRIAKYFSNAIREDTILRLARGGIVFAPGRAGTVQEVFQAATKTYYGTDGASGAYIFLDRAYWTQELPVEALLRPLLAASPIGDLSSTIHLTDDVREAVRLLTT is encoded by the coding sequence GTGCCGACCCCACCTCCCGCGGACGTCATCGAGCCGCACCTGCATGCCGGTGAGATCCAGACCCGGGCCGAGTTCGACCAACAGTTGGCCACCGGCCGGTTGACCGGGCTGACCGTGCAGGGCCTGCGGCTCGATCTCGCGCCGGCGCCCGACCTGACCGGCGTCGACGTCGTCGGCACCCTCTTCGTGGGCTGCCGGTTCGCGTCCCGGGACGTGGGCGCCGACCTGGTTCGGCGGGGCGCGAACGTGGTGCCGCCGTTCTCGGGGTTGCCGTACCCGACCCAGCCGACCCACCTCTACACCCCGGAGGACCTGGCCGCCGGGTTCGCCGAGGGCGGGTTCACCGGGATGTACGACACCCGGGTGTACGACCACTACCGGGCGCACGGCGGCGCGCTTCCGGACGTGAAGGAGGCGCTGGGTCAGCGGCTGCACGACCACGGCGTGGACAACGCGCTGGGCGACGCCACCCGGGCGTGGCTGGCCGCGTACGGGCCGCAGTCGGTGGTGGGCATCATGGGCGGGCACGCGGTGCGGCGCGGCAGTCCCGCGTACCGGATGGCGGCCGTGCTGGGTTGGGAGCTGGCGCGGGCCGACCGGCTGGTGGTGACCGGCGGTGGTCCCGGGGTGATGGAGGCCGCGAACCTCGGTGCCTACCTGGCGGACCGGCCGGCCACCGATGTGACGGCGGCGATCGACCTGCTGGCCACCGCCCCCGACTTCACCGACCACCACCGGTACACGGCCACCGCGCTGACGGTCCGGCAGCGGTACGCGGGGGTTCCCCGGCAACGTGGTGACGAGTTGGGCTGGGCGCGGGCGGGTGGTCTGGCCATCCCGACCTGGCTGTACGGGCACGAGCCGGCGAACCTGTTCGCCGGGCGGATCGCGAAGTACTTCTCGAACGCGATCCGGGAGGACACCATCCTGCGCCTCGCCCGGGGCGGCATCGTCTTCGCGCCGGGGCGGGCGGGCACGGTGCAGGAGGTGTTCCAGGCGGCCACCAAGACCTACTACGGCACTGACGGCGCCAGCGGGGCGTACATCTTCCTGGACCGCGCCTACTGGACGCAGGAGTTGCCGGTGGAGGCGCTGTTGCGACCGTTGTTGGCCGCGTCCCCGATCGGTGACCTGTCGTCGACGATCCACCTCACCGACGACGTTCGCGAGGCGGTACGCCTGCTGACGACGTGA
- a CDS encoding DUF3151 domain-containing protein produces MQNLLPEPPATRLPVNDEADAALAAAAEAGTDEAYANVAAGFPTYSAAWAELAARAFAEGQVVMAYAYARTGYHRGLDQLRRSGWKGHGPVPWSHEPNRGFLRCLYVLSRAADEIGEADEAARCAQFLRDCDPEAADALASN; encoded by the coding sequence ATGCAGAACCTTTTGCCAGAGCCACCGGCCACCCGCCTGCCCGTGAACGACGAGGCCGACGCCGCCCTGGCCGCCGCCGCCGAGGCCGGCACCGATGAGGCGTACGCCAACGTGGCGGCCGGTTTCCCGACCTACAGCGCGGCCTGGGCGGAGCTCGCGGCCCGGGCGTTCGCCGAGGGCCAGGTGGTGATGGCGTACGCGTACGCCCGCACCGGCTACCACCGGGGCCTCGACCAGCTGCGCCGCAGTGGGTGGAAGGGGCACGGCCCGGTGCCGTGGTCACACGAGCCCAACCGGGGCTTCCTCCGCTGCCTGTACGTGCTGTCCCGCGCCGCCGACGAGATCGGCGAGGCCGACGAAGCGGCCCGCTGCGCCCAGTTTCTGCGCGACTGCGACCCGGAAGCCGCGGACGCGCTCGCGAGTAACTGA
- a CDS encoding chromosome partitioning protein, producing MDENADRAQVPGQQPVPERDIEPPWPPDSGDRGAVPPWAAVSEQRGGPSSVTSPVTPPVAAPPIGRPPVPGQPGSAALPPPSPSDYPSLSDAVPAPGGWGPNGPSGSGWAPAQPSWPPPTDPAVSSPPGPPATGAQPTPPATGPDSNGGPVGAGTPAATATPNTTSAPRDGQPAASAASAPADAAPDATSRAGAATPAPPGDRGPTAVPTTPGGVDLDLPFTLDRPSAATDRPAAAVAADRPTAAGPPPQPDGPAPRPTTPGPQPGTPAPQADGPSPQPDGPAPQAGGPAPQAGGPAPQAGGPVPQAGEPAPRPTGGAGEDGPARPIAESPWAYPPQRPAGAAPAQDEVSATPPVPPPPVVPHTGPAQAHPGQAHNAQAQAAQAHPGQAHPGQSFTPAIPGQAGPAQIPPPPDLTQFSTPPHIPPAAQHAPTQAGPATPPPGPFPPSPGWYPPPWQQGSPGGTPGQPYQEADGVARVPAPPYPDATAYPDASWTPEETAAPTAEDFARRRQVRPAEPVATMGVRAVVNKMGLLRLSPGRHEQELKRDIEMVRRNFGGLRQVTVVNPKGGAGKTVAILLLAMTFGQKRGGYVLAWDNNETQGTLGMRAQQDFHSRTVRDMLRDLGQFQGAHGRVGDLSQYVRSQGEGMFDVLASDESATGGEMLTAAAFAEIREVVSRFYKLIFVDTGNNVRAQNWQASMDATDQLVVTMSARNDSAETAARMLDHLEQSGRQRLVRQAVTVVSMPPSRKEIDLPAIQEHFAARTRAVLLAPYERLIDSGEPIRYGGLSSATRDAWLKIAAAVAEGL from the coding sequence ATGGACGAGAACGCCGACCGGGCGCAGGTGCCCGGCCAGCAGCCGGTGCCGGAGCGGGACATCGAACCACCCTGGCCGCCAGATTCGGGCGACCGGGGCGCGGTGCCACCCTGGGCTGCGGTCTCCGAGCAACGGGGCGGGCCGTCCTCGGTCACGTCGCCCGTCACGCCACCGGTGGCCGCGCCTCCGATCGGACGACCGCCGGTCCCCGGCCAACCCGGCTCTGCGGCGCTGCCGCCGCCCTCTCCCTCGGACTACCCGTCACTCAGCGACGCGGTCCCCGCGCCTGGGGGGTGGGGGCCGAACGGCCCGTCCGGGTCGGGTTGGGCCCCGGCGCAGCCAAGTTGGCCGCCACCGACCGACCCGGCCGTGTCATCACCGCCCGGACCGCCCGCAACCGGCGCGCAGCCGACCCCACCGGCAACCGGCCCCGACAGCAACGGCGGGCCAGTTGGTGCCGGCACCCCCGCCGCCACGGCGACACCGAACACCACCTCCGCGCCGAGGGACGGCCAACCAGCGGCGAGCGCCGCAAGCGCTCCGGCCGATGCCGCACCCGACGCGACCAGCAGGGCCGGCGCGGCGACGCCGGCACCTCCCGGCGACCGGGGTCCGACCGCCGTGCCGACCACCCCGGGTGGCGTGGACCTGGACCTACCGTTCACCTTGGATCGCCCCAGCGCCGCCACCGACCGCCCCGCCGCAGCGGTAGCCGCCGACCGCCCGACGGCGGCCGGACCGCCGCCGCAACCTGATGGGCCGGCGCCGCGGCCAACCACGCCCGGACCCCAGCCCGGCACGCCCGCGCCGCAGGCTGACGGGCCGTCCCCGCAGCCCGATGGGCCGGCGCCGCAGGCCGGTGGGCCGGCACCGCAGGCCGGTGGGCCGGCACCGCAGGCTGGTGGGCCGGTGCCGCAGGCTGGTGAGCCGGCACCGCGACCGACTGGTGGGGCCGGTGAAGACGGGCCGGCGCGGCCGATCGCCGAGTCGCCGTGGGCGTATCCGCCGCAACGCCCGGCCGGCGCGGCACCCGCCCAGGACGAGGTCAGCGCGACACCTCCGGTTCCACCGCCCCCGGTCGTCCCACACACCGGCCCCGCACAGGCACACCCCGGACAGGCACACAACGCACAGGCACAGGCCGCACAGGCACACCCCGGGCAGGCACACCCCGGGCAGTCGTTCACGCCGGCCATCCCCGGTCAGGCCGGCCCGGCGCAGATTCCGCCTCCTCCCGACCTGACGCAGTTCAGCACCCCGCCGCACATCCCTCCCGCAGCGCAGCATGCGCCCACGCAGGCCGGGCCGGCGACCCCACCACCCGGGCCGTTCCCGCCCTCGCCGGGTTGGTACCCCCCGCCCTGGCAGCAGGGCTCGCCCGGCGGCACGCCTGGGCAGCCGTACCAGGAGGCCGACGGGGTGGCCCGGGTGCCGGCTCCGCCGTACCCGGATGCGACCGCGTATCCGGATGCGAGCTGGACACCGGAGGAGACCGCCGCGCCGACCGCCGAGGACTTCGCCCGACGCCGCCAGGTCCGACCCGCCGAGCCGGTGGCGACCATGGGTGTACGCGCGGTGGTCAACAAGATGGGCCTGCTCCGGCTCTCTCCGGGGCGGCACGAGCAGGAGCTCAAGCGGGACATCGAGATGGTCCGCCGCAACTTCGGCGGTCTGCGGCAGGTGACCGTGGTCAACCCGAAGGGCGGCGCCGGTAAGACGGTGGCCATCCTGCTGCTCGCGATGACGTTCGGTCAGAAACGCGGCGGCTACGTGCTGGCCTGGGACAACAACGAGACCCAGGGCACCCTGGGGATGCGCGCCCAACAGGACTTCCACTCCCGCACCGTGCGGGACATGTTGCGCGACCTCGGGCAGTTCCAGGGCGCGCACGGGCGGGTCGGTGACCTGTCGCAGTACGTCCGTTCGCAGGGCGAGGGGATGTTCGACGTCCTGGCCTCGGACGAGTCGGCCACCGGTGGCGAGATGTTGACCGCCGCCGCGTTCGCCGAGATCCGTGAGGTGGTCAGCCGGTTCTACAAATTGATCTTTGTGGACACCGGGAACAACGTCCGGGCGCAGAACTGGCAGGCGTCGATGGACGCCACCGACCAGTTGGTGGTCACCATGTCGGCCCGTAACGACTCCGCTGAGACCGCCGCCCGGATGCTCGACCACCTGGAGCAGAGCGGCCGGCAACGGCTGGTCCGGCAGGCTGTGACGGTGGTGTCGATGCCGCCGTCCCGTAAGGAGATCGACCTGCCGGCCATCCAGGAGCACTTCGCGGCCCGCACCCGGGCGGTGCTGCTGGCCCCGTACGAGCGGCTCATCGACAGTGGTGAGCCGATCCGGTACGGCGGGCTCTCCTCGGCCACCCGGGACGCCTGGCTGAAGATCGCCGCCGCGGTCGCCGAAGGGTTGTAG
- a CDS encoding diacylglycerol kinase family protein has protein sequence MYDVVLLTLGSERDAPGGCGNGGACCGGATGADTDPTSQTTAGQADTDLTNTGHTDTGRTDVEQCATERPRVPVLACADALNARGARVETVTARSDAEIDAVLARFDGPARPDGLTWPDSDSKTRLVVATASDGQLRAVLRRLVRRYAPAPSRRPADLPANRTLPDLPPVAVLPLDPARGGTHRDLAAQLGLPRDPAAVAAAVLDGKPRRLDLLRNDGGSVTLDGALLGAADDAGRPLHWRARVEVDDAILTDGAEPLLACAVGNAGGYATLDDVTLLTAPDPADGKVEVAVAVPVVVRSAWGRKRVRLEVRRARGRAVSVLPREGKVPYLDDGVEGELTRKRSWWIEPGAWAVWSI, from the coding sequence GTGTACGACGTGGTGCTGCTCACCCTCGGTTCGGAGCGGGACGCTCCCGGGGGCTGTGGCAACGGCGGGGCCTGCTGCGGCGGGGCGACCGGGGCCGACACCGACCCGACGAGCCAGACGACCGCTGGTCAGGCCGACACCGACCTGACGAACACCGGCCACACGGACACCGGCCGGACCGACGTTGAGCAGTGCGCGACGGAACGGCCACGGGTGCCGGTGCTGGCCTGCGCCGATGCGCTGAACGCCCGGGGCGCTCGGGTGGAGACGGTCACCGCCCGCTCCGACGCGGAGATCGACGCGGTGTTGGCCCGGTTTGACGGCCCAGCCCGCCCGGACGGCCTCACCTGGCCGGACTCGGACAGCAAGACCCGGCTGGTCGTGGCCACGGCCAGCGACGGACAGTTGCGCGCCGTGCTGCGCCGGCTGGTCCGGCGGTACGCCCCGGCGCCGAGCCGCCGCCCGGCGGACCTGCCCGCCAACCGGACCCTGCCCGACCTGCCACCGGTGGCCGTACTCCCGCTTGATCCGGCCCGCGGTGGCACCCACCGGGACCTGGCCGCGCAGCTCGGGCTGCCCCGGGACCCGGCGGCGGTGGCCGCGGCGGTGCTGGACGGCAAGCCACGCCGGCTGGACCTGCTCCGCAACGACGGCGGCTCGGTGACCCTGGACGGCGCGCTTCTCGGCGCCGCTGACGACGCCGGTCGGCCGCTGCACTGGCGCGCCCGGGTGGAGGTCGACGACGCGATTCTCACCGACGGTGCGGAACCGCTGCTGGCCTGCGCGGTCGGCAACGCCGGCGGGTACGCGACGCTCGACGACGTGACGCTGCTGACCGCGCCGGACCCGGCGGACGGGAAGGTCGAGGTCGCGGTGGCCGTTCCGGTGGTCGTCCGCTCGGCGTGGGGGCGCAAGCGGGTACGCCTCGAAGTTCGGCGGGCCCGTGGCCGGGCGGTCTCGGTGCTGCCCCGGGAGGGCAAGGTGCCGTACCTCGACGATGGTGTCGAGGGCGAGCTGACCCGCAAGCGTTCGTGGTGGATCGAGCCGGGTGCGTGGGCGGTCTGGTCGATCTGA
- a CDS encoding adenylosuccinate synthase, which produces MPAIVLIGAQWGDEGKGKVTDLLGERVDYVVRYSGGNNAGHTVITPDGQKYALHLMPSGALSPDAMIIIGNGVVVDPKVLLAEIDGLAERGVDVSRLRISGDAHLIMPHHRALDRVIERYLGSSRIGTTGRGIGPAYGDKVARIGIRLQDLLDPGILRKKLELALREKNQILFKVYNRKAIDLEATVEEYLEYAERLKPYIAETRAMLWDALDRGETVLLEGAQATMLDMDHGTYPFVTSSNPTAGGACVGAGIPPTAINKVIAVSKAYTTRVGAGPFPTELFDANGDHLRKIGAEYGTTTGRERRCGWFDAVVARYACRLNGVTDLVITKLDVLTGLPTVPICVGYEINGVRVDDMPMSQTDFHHAKPVFEELDGWSEDITKARSIDDLPENARRYIARIEELCNTRVSVVGVGPGREENVHLHPLLP; this is translated from the coding sequence ATGCCAGCGATCGTGCTCATCGGCGCTCAGTGGGGCGACGAGGGCAAGGGCAAGGTTACCGACCTGCTGGGTGAGCGGGTCGACTACGTCGTGCGCTACTCCGGCGGCAACAACGCCGGACACACGGTGATCACCCCGGACGGGCAGAAGTACGCGCTGCACCTGATGCCGTCCGGCGCGCTCTCACCGGACGCGATGATCATCATCGGTAACGGTGTGGTGGTCGACCCGAAGGTGCTGCTCGCCGAGATCGACGGCCTGGCCGAGCGCGGCGTCGACGTGTCCCGGCTGCGGATCTCCGGTGACGCGCACCTGATCATGCCGCACCACCGGGCGCTGGACCGGGTCATCGAGCGCTACCTCGGCTCGTCCCGGATCGGCACCACCGGCCGCGGCATCGGCCCGGCGTACGGGGACAAGGTCGCCCGGATCGGCATCCGCCTCCAGGACCTGCTCGACCCGGGCATCCTGCGGAAGAAGCTGGAACTCGCGCTGCGCGAGAAGAACCAGATCCTGTTCAAGGTCTACAACCGCAAGGCGATCGACCTTGAGGCGACCGTCGAGGAGTACCTGGAGTACGCGGAGCGGCTCAAGCCGTACATCGCGGAGACCCGGGCGATGCTCTGGGACGCGCTGGACCGGGGCGAGACGGTGCTGCTCGAGGGTGCCCAGGCCACCATGCTCGACATGGACCACGGCACCTACCCGTTCGTGACCTCGTCCAACCCGACCGCCGGTGGGGCCTGCGTGGGCGCGGGCATCCCGCCCACCGCGATCAACAAGGTCATCGCGGTGAGCAAGGCGTACACCACCCGGGTCGGCGCAGGGCCGTTCCCGACCGAGCTGTTCGACGCCAACGGCGACCACCTGCGCAAGATCGGTGCGGAGTACGGCACCACCACCGGGCGGGAACGCCGGTGCGGGTGGTTCGACGCGGTCGTCGCCCGGTACGCGTGCCGCCTCAACGGTGTCACCGACCTGGTGATCACCAAGCTGGACGTGCTCACCGGCCTGCCCACCGTGCCGATCTGCGTCGGCTACGAGATCAACGGCGTCCGGGTCGACGACATGCCGATGAGCCAGACGGACTTCCACCACGCCAAGCCCGTCTTCGAGGAGCTCGACGGCTGGTCGGAGGACATCACCAAGGCCCGCAGCATCGACGACCTCCCGGAGAACGCCCGTCGCTACATCGCGAGGATCGAAGAACTCTGCAACACCCGAGTGAGCGTCGTAGGCGTAGGCCCAGGCCGAGAAGAAAACGTCCACCTCCACCCCCTCCTCCCCTAA
- a CDS encoding type IV toxin-antitoxin system AbiEi family antitoxin domain-containing protein: MRLTEYLIYKGPVNLMITRWGICCPQGYPQGWWLGGRAVSVGFVDRAGLVRSIAAAQDDLITRAQALAAGFSRHDIDHLVAVGRWRPLARAVYLTDGSRGEPPPRRCRIRAAVLSLGPGAHVVFGTAAELLGIAGLPRRDEIHVALPGRAAKLARVSDPAIVLHQLEHQPGTVVQVSGIAASEPRLTVAEIILREHRYAAVSVLDSALNRGLLTAECLATVPALIRGRRGAVAARRYLAEADGRAQSPLETRTRLRCVDGRVPPDALQLEVRDDDGYLLGVGDLGWRGPRLIAEADGRDAHGTPEAAYADRRRQNLLVNAGWTILRFTWQDTLHPAYIPHTVRQAIAALRAR; this comes from the coding sequence ATGAGGTTGACGGAGTATTTGATCTACAAAGGTCCCGTCAACCTCATGATCACGAGATGGGGCATTTGTTGTCCACAGGGTTATCCACAGGGGTGGTGGTTGGGTGGAAGAGCGGTCAGCGTGGGCTTTGTGGATCGCGCAGGGCTTGTTCGCTCGATTGCTGCCGCCCAGGATGACCTGATCACCCGGGCGCAGGCGCTGGCAGCCGGCTTCAGCCGGCACGACATCGATCACCTGGTGGCGGTGGGCCGTTGGCGGCCACTTGCTCGAGCGGTCTATCTGACGGACGGCTCGCGCGGTGAGCCACCTCCTCGGCGGTGCCGCATTCGCGCCGCAGTGCTCTCCCTGGGCCCGGGGGCTCATGTGGTGTTCGGCACCGCCGCTGAGTTGCTCGGCATCGCCGGGCTGCCGCGTCGCGACGAGATTCATGTGGCGTTGCCGGGCAGGGCGGCGAAGCTGGCGCGGGTGTCGGATCCGGCGATCGTGCTGCACCAGCTCGAACACCAGCCGGGCACGGTGGTGCAGGTGAGCGGGATCGCGGCGAGCGAGCCACGGTTGACTGTCGCCGAAATCATTCTGCGGGAGCACCGGTACGCAGCGGTCTCGGTGCTCGATTCGGCTCTCAACCGAGGACTACTCACGGCCGAGTGTCTAGCAACCGTTCCGGCGCTGATTCGGGGTCGACGAGGTGCCGTCGCAGCCCGCCGCTACCTTGCTGAGGCGGATGGCCGGGCGCAGTCGCCGCTGGAGACGCGCACCCGGCTCCGGTGTGTGGACGGCAGGGTGCCGCCGGACGCTTTGCAGCTGGAAGTGCGCGACGACGACGGCTATCTGCTGGGCGTCGGCGACCTGGGTTGGCGCGGCCCGAGGCTGATCGCCGAAGCGGACGGCCGAGACGCGCACGGCACCCCGGAGGCCGCCTACGCCGACCGCCGTCGCCAGAATCTCCTGGTCAACGCTGGCTGGACCATTCTCCGTTTCACCTGGCAGGACACCCTCCACCCGGCCTACATCCCGCACACGGTCCGGCAAGCGATCGCAGCCCTCCGTGCCCGTTGA